From Xylanibacter oryzae DSM 17970, a single genomic window includes:
- a CDS encoding winged helix-turn-helix domain-containing protein, translating to MLKELDPLLHSQLRLAIVSILMSVDEADFVYIRKKTDSTAGNLSVQLEKLSAAEYISTKRIIDGKKTRTLCRMTDKGRNAFEIYVEALKDYLNIKK from the coding sequence ATGCTAAAAGAACTTGATCCACTACTCCACTCACAATTAAGACTTGCAATAGTATCAATACTTATGTCGGTCGACGAAGCTGACTTTGTATATATACGCAAGAAAACAGATTCAACAGCAGGCAATCTAAGTGTACAACTGGAAAAATTGTCTGCTGCCGAATACATTTCAACTAAAAGAATTATAGATGGGAAAAAGACACGTACTTTATGTCGCATGACTGACAAAGGTAGGAATGCTTTTGAAATTTACGTTGAAGCTCTGAAAGATTATCTTAACATAAAAAAATGA
- a CDS encoding MarR family winged helix-turn-helix transcriptional regulator has product MESICELKDIYKSLYKFEKDFQTKYNLTINEAMLLCYLADGMTRTAGDICEYIGLSPSRVSKIINSVEKLNLIERKIGSSDKRLMLFALTKSGLEKITGLKKSGFKTDDLYSQLRKCVCK; this is encoded by the coding sequence ATGGAATCAATTTGCGAACTAAAAGATATATATAAATCACTATACAAATTTGAGAAAGACTTTCAGACAAAATACAATTTGACAATAAATGAAGCAATGTTACTATGCTACTTGGCTGACGGTATGACACGTACGGCAGGTGATATTTGCGAATATATAGGACTTTCTCCTTCAAGAGTATCAAAAATAATAAACTCTGTAGAAAAGTTGAATTTAATAGAAAGGAAAATAGGCTCTTCAGACAAAAGACTTATGCTTTTTGCCCTAACTAAATCTGGATTAGAAAAAATTACAGGACTGAAAAAGTCTGGCTTCAAAACAGATGATTTATATAGTCAACTACGTAAATGTGTATGCAAATAA
- a CDS encoding FAD-dependent oxidoreductase — MKYLIIGGVAGGATVAARLRRLDEHAEIILFERGEYVSYANCGLPYYIGGEINDRKKLFVQTVQGFIDRFNIDIRTEQEVIAIHPESKSVEVKNLKTGEIYSETYNKLALSPGAEPIRPDIKGIDNNKIFTLRNVNDTDAIKKYIIDNKPESAVVVGGGFIGLEMAENLHRQGIKVNIVEMANQVMAPLDLSMAQIVHKELVDKGVKLILNDGVKEFTDENDKIKINLNSGKSLNVDMVLLSIGVRPETKLAVEAGLKTGITRGIAVNEYMQTSDKDIYALGDACEIIHGVTGKPAMIPLAGPANKQGRIVADNIVNGNNSKYSGTIGTAVAKVFDLTVAVAGANAKLLKREEINFISSFTHSSSHAGYYPGALSMSIKILFSPNNGKLLGTQIVGYDGVDKRIEMAEQVIQKGGSVYDLAQLEQAYAPPYSAAKDPMNMAGFVAENILEGKVKIIQWNEMNVNAKDTIILDVRTNDEYSLGAIPGAINIPLDSLRSRINEIPKDKKIIVNCAVGLRGYLAYRILVQNSFCDVHNLSGGFKTWHMATNDWTSQSENGENIIVNIEIPASDAEVETNSIEIDACGLMCPGPIIKLKQNYNNLASGDRLTIKATDPAFAKDVAAWCNITGARLVTVNNTQGIVHATIEKTEAQPSACVMNNIGNGNGKTLIVFSDDLDRALASFVIANGAASTGKKVTMFFTFWGLNVIKKRNKPSVEKDIFGKMFGMMMPSDSKRLSLSKMNMGGIGRIMMRHIMKDKRIDSLESMIQQAIDSGVEMIACTMSMDVMGVKKEELLDNIQLGGVASYLERAEQANMNLFI, encoded by the coding sequence ATGAAGTATCTTATTATAGGTGGTGTGGCCGGTGGTGCCACTGTTGCAGCCCGTTTACGCAGACTTGACGAGCATGCTGAAATAATACTTTTTGAAAGAGGAGAATATGTATCGTATGCTAATTGCGGATTACCATACTATATAGGTGGAGAAATAAACGACCGAAAAAAGCTTTTTGTACAAACAGTGCAGGGATTTATAGACAGATTCAACATTGATATTCGTACAGAACAGGAAGTAATAGCAATACATCCTGAAAGTAAATCAGTGGAAGTAAAAAACCTTAAGACCGGTGAGATCTATTCAGAGACTTACAACAAGCTTGCCCTTTCACCAGGAGCAGAACCAATACGCCCTGATATTAAAGGAATTGATAATAACAAAATATTTACTCTGCGCAATGTTAATGACACAGATGCAATAAAGAAATATATTATTGACAATAAACCTGAATCTGCAGTTGTTGTAGGAGGAGGTTTTATTGGACTTGAAATGGCTGAGAATCTCCACCGTCAAGGTATTAAAGTCAATATTGTAGAAATGGCTAATCAAGTAATGGCACCACTAGATTTATCTATGGCACAAATTGTACATAAAGAACTTGTAGATAAAGGCGTTAAATTAATATTGAACGATGGGGTTAAAGAATTTACAGATGAAAATGATAAGATAAAGATCAACCTAAATAGTGGAAAATCACTGAATGTTGATATGGTTTTACTAAGCATTGGTGTCCGCCCAGAAACAAAACTTGCTGTTGAAGCGGGGCTAAAGACCGGTATAACACGTGGAATAGCTGTTAACGAATATATGCAGACATCAGACAAAGACATATATGCACTTGGAGATGCATGCGAGATTATACATGGAGTTACGGGCAAGCCGGCAATGATTCCACTTGCAGGTCCTGCTAACAAACAGGGACGTATTGTAGCTGATAATATAGTAAATGGTAACAATTCTAAATATTCAGGAACAATAGGAACTGCTGTTGCTAAAGTATTTGATCTTACTGTAGCTGTAGCCGGTGCAAATGCGAAATTGCTTAAACGTGAAGAAATCAATTTTATTTCTTCATTTACTCACTCATCATCTCATGCCGGTTACTATCCCGGAGCATTATCAATGTCTATAAAGATTCTATTCTCACCTAATAATGGAAAACTTTTAGGTACACAAATTGTGGGCTATGATGGTGTGGACAAACGTATTGAAATGGCAGAACAAGTTATTCAGAAAGGTGGTTCGGTTTACGATCTTGCTCAATTGGAACAAGCTTATGCTCCTCCTTATTCAGCTGCAAAAGACCCAATGAATATGGCGGGTTTTGTTGCAGAAAACATTTTAGAAGGCAAAGTCAAGATTATACAATGGAATGAGATGAATGTCAATGCGAAAGATACTATTATTCTAGATGTGCGTACTAATGACGAATACTCTCTAGGAGCAATACCAGGAGCAATAAATATTCCTCTTGACAGCTTGCGTTCTCGTATCAATGAAATACCTAAAGATAAAAAAATTATAGTAAACTGTGCTGTTGGTCTGCGTGGTTATTTGGCATACAGAATACTTGTTCAAAACAGTTTCTGCGATGTGCATAACCTCTCAGGCGGATTCAAGACATGGCATATGGCAACTAATGATTGGACATCTCAATCAGAAAATGGTGAAAATATAATTGTCAATATAGAGATTCCTGCATCTGACGCAGAAGTAGAGACCAATTCGATAGAAATTGATGCTTGTGGACTGATGTGCCCCGGACCAATTATAAAACTTAAACAGAATTATAACAATCTCGCTTCTGGAGACAGACTTACGATAAAAGCGACAGATCCTGCTTTTGCAAAAGATGTAGCTGCATGGTGTAATATTACCGGTGCAAGACTTGTAACGGTAAATAACACCCAAGGCATTGTGCATGCTACTATCGAAAAGACAGAAGCCCAACCATCTGCATGCGTCATGAATAATATTGGGAATGGAAATGGTAAAACATTAATTGTTTTCAGTGATGATCTAGATCGTGCTCTTGCATCTTTTGTTATTGCCAATGGTGCAGCTTCTACCGGAAAAAAAGTAACTATGTTTTTCACGTTTTGGGGACTGAATGTGATAAAGAAACGTAATAAGCCTTCTGTTGAAAAAGATATCTTTGGTAAAATGTTTGGAATGATGATGCCATCGGACAGCAAAAGACTCTCATTATCTAAAATGAACATGGGCGGTATTGGTCGAATAATGATGCGTCACATTATGAAAGACAAACGCATAGATAGTCTTGAATCAATGATTCAACAAGCGATTGACAGCGGTGTTGAAATGATTGCATGCACAATGAGCATGGATGTAATGGGGGTTAAGAAAGAAGAGTTATTAGACAATATACAATTAGGAGGTGTTGCATCGTATCTGGAAAGAGCAGAACAGGCAAACATGAATCTATTTATATAA
- the nadB gene encoding L-aspartate oxidase, with protein sequence MVFKYDFLIIGAGVAGMSYALKIARAHKGKVCMICKTSLDEANTSFAQGGVASVTNLEVDNFDKHIEDTMIAGDYISDRKAVEQVVRNAPAQIRELVNWGVNFDKKDNGKFDLHREGGHSEFRILHHADDTGAEIQRGLMEAVRESPDIEIRENHFAVEIITQHHLGVEVTRRTPDIECFGAYVLNPETQKVDTYLSKVTLMCTGGCGAVYQTTTNPVIATGDGEAMVYRAKGTVHDMEFVQFHPTALFHPGETHPAFLITEAMRGYGGILRLPTGESFMEKYDKRLSLAPRDIVARAIDKEMKIHGLDHVCLDVTHKDPQETKHHFPNIYHKCLTIGIDITKEYIPVRPAAHYMCGGIEVDLNGESSIKRLYAVGECSCTGLHGGNRLASNSLIEAVVYADVAAKDSMKHVDDYTFNMDVPEWNDDGTMTNEERVLITQSVKEVGEIMSNYVGIVRSDLRLKRAWDRLDLLYEETEALFKRVKASKDICELRNMINVGYLITRQAIERKECRGLHFTIDYPVHAYDNKK encoded by the coding sequence ATGGTATTCAAATACGACTTTTTGATTATCGGCGCAGGTGTTGCCGGTATGAGTTACGCCCTTAAAATTGCAAGAGCGCATAAAGGTAAGGTGTGTATGATCTGCAAAACTTCGCTAGATGAAGCCAACACATCATTTGCACAAGGTGGAGTGGCTTCAGTAACAAATCTGGAAGTCGACAACTTCGATAAACATATCGAAGATACAATGATTGCCGGTGACTATATAAGTGACCGAAAGGCTGTAGAACAGGTTGTAAGAAATGCTCCCGCACAAATTAGAGAATTAGTTAATTGGGGTGTAAACTTCGACAAAAAGGATAATGGCAAATTCGACCTTCACCGTGAGGGTGGACATTCTGAATTTCGTATTTTACATCATGCCGATGATACCGGAGCTGAGATTCAGCGTGGACTTATGGAGGCCGTACGCGAATCTCCGGACATAGAGATACGTGAAAATCATTTCGCTGTAGAAATAATTACTCAACATCATCTCGGTGTAGAAGTTACACGCCGTACTCCAGATATAGAATGTTTTGGAGCTTATGTATTAAACCCGGAAACACAAAAAGTTGACACTTACCTTAGTAAGGTTACACTAATGTGTACCGGTGGATGTGGCGCTGTATATCAGACAACTACAAATCCAGTCATCGCTACCGGAGATGGTGAAGCTATGGTATATCGTGCCAAAGGCACTGTTCATGATATGGAATTTGTACAGTTCCACCCTACAGCTCTATTTCATCCTGGCGAAACACATCCTGCATTTTTAATAACAGAAGCAATGCGAGGATACGGAGGTATATTAAGGTTGCCTACAGGTGAATCGTTTATGGAAAAATATGACAAGCGTCTTTCTTTGGCTCCTCGTGATATTGTAGCACGCGCCATAGACAAAGAAATGAAAATACATGGATTAGATCACGTCTGTCTGGATGTAACTCACAAGGATCCTCAGGAAACGAAGCATCACTTCCCCAATATATATCATAAGTGTCTTACTATAGGTATAGATATAACAAAAGAGTATATACCTGTAAGACCTGCTGCTCATTATATGTGCGGAGGTATAGAGGTTGACCTAAATGGTGAATCAAGCATAAAACGCTTATATGCAGTTGGTGAATGTTCATGCACCGGTCTGCATGGAGGTAACCGCCTTGCATCCAACTCTCTTATAGAAGCTGTGGTATATGCTGATGTTGCTGCAAAGGATTCAATGAAACACGTTGATGATTACACATTTAATATGGATGTACCAGAATGGAATGATGATGGTACTATGACAAACGAGGAGCGTGTACTTATAACTCAAAGCGTAAAAGAAGTTGGTGAGATAATGAGTAACTATGTTGGAATCGTGCGCAGTGACTTACGTCTAAAACGTGCATGGGATCGTCTTGACCTTTTGTATGAGGAAACAGAAGCTCTATTTAAGCGTGTTAAAGCAAGTAAGGATATCTGCGAACTTCGTAATATGATTAATGTGGGCTATCTCATCACGCGCCAAGCTATTGAACGCAAGGAATGCAGAGGATTACATTTTACTATAGACTATCCAGTACATGCATACGACAATAAAAAATAA
- a CDS encoding peptidylprolyl isomerase has protein sequence MHTTIKNKILLSVLLTILSLPVFSQKNNQDSLIKTLDDRCVVSLETSFGNIKIALYNETPKHRDNFLKLVKEGFYNGILFHRVIPEFMVQTGDPSSKSAVPGQLLGNVSLDYTIPAEIRFPQYYHKRGAVAAAQEDNSQDHASSSCQFYIVTGKTFGPRMLDAMLNKLTEKSGGTIVFNDKIKNDYQTIGGAPHLDGLYTVFGEVVDGMDIVDKIQNVEKDNNNRPINDIKIIKANVVKDLPITIYPNTKRNDEHNKTGMKNKVSTLKR, from the coding sequence ATGCATACGACAATAAAAAATAAAATATTACTGTCTGTACTCTTGACAATATTATCGTTGCCAGTTTTTTCACAGAAGAATAATCAGGACTCTTTAATAAAGACTTTGGATGATAGATGTGTAGTGTCTCTAGAAACATCTTTCGGGAATATTAAGATCGCTCTTTATAATGAAACGCCCAAACATCGCGACAACTTTCTAAAACTAGTAAAAGAAGGTTTTTATAATGGAATTTTATTCCATCGTGTAATACCTGAATTTATGGTTCAAACTGGTGATCCATCAAGTAAGTCAGCTGTTCCTGGTCAATTACTAGGTAATGTATCCCTAGATTATACAATTCCTGCTGAAATAAGATTTCCTCAATACTATCATAAACGTGGCGCTGTGGCGGCTGCGCAAGAGGATAATTCACAGGATCATGCATCGTCTTCATGCCAGTTTTATATAGTAACTGGAAAAACTTTCGGTCCAAGAATGCTTGATGCTATGCTTAACAAACTTACCGAGAAATCGGGAGGAACAATTGTATTTAATGATAAAATAAAAAATGATTATCAGACAATTGGGGGTGCTCCACACCTTGATGGACTGTATACAGTCTTTGGTGAGGTAGTGGATGGCATGGATATAGTAGATAAAATACAAAATGTTGAGAAAGACAATAACAATCGCCCTATTAATGACATAAAGATAATCAAGGCCAATGTTGTCAAAGACCTTCCTATAACGATATATCCAAATACCAAAAGGAATGATGAACATAATAAAACGGGTATGAAAAATAAGGTTTCAACCCTTAAGCGATAA
- a CDS encoding fumarate hydratase: protein MATTPEFKYEPMFQLGKDDTEYYLLTKDYVSTGEFEGKQILKLAPEALTALANAAFRDVNFLLRRSHNKQVAKILSDPEASENDKYVALTFLRNAEVACKGKLPFCQDTGTAIIHGEKGQQVWTGFSDEEALSKGVYKTYTEENLRYSQNAPLNMYEEVNTRCNLPAQIDIEATEGSEYKFLCVVKGGGSANKTYFYQETKARIQNPGTLVPFLVEKMKTLGTAACPPYHIAFVIGGTSAEKNLLTVKLASTHYYDNLPTTGNDTGRAFRDIELEKQLLEEAYKIGLGAQFGGKYFAHDIRVIRLPRHGASCPIGLGVSCSADRNVKAKINKDGIWIEKLDDNPGELIPAEYRKSGEGNAIKIDLNMPMADICKELSKYPVATRVSLNGTIIVARDIAHAKLKARLDAGQDLPEYFKNHPVLYAGPAKTPEGMPCGSMGPTTANRMDPYVDEFQDHGGSMVMIAKGNRTQVVTDACKKHGGFYLGSIGGPAAVLSMNSIKSIECVEFPEIGMEAIWKIEVVDFPAFILVDDKGNDFFKQLKPWSPSCK, encoded by the coding sequence ATGGCAACAACACCAGAATTCAAGTATGAACCTATGTTCCAGTTGGGCAAGGACGATACTGAGTATTATCTGTTGACAAAAGATTATGTATCAACAGGAGAATTTGAAGGTAAGCAAATTCTGAAATTGGCTCCGGAGGCATTGACTGCATTAGCAAATGCGGCATTCCGTGATGTAAACTTTCTGCTTCGCCGCTCTCATAATAAGCAGGTCGCAAAGATATTGAGTGATCCGGAGGCTAGCGAAAATGATAAATATGTAGCTCTTACATTCTTACGTAATGCAGAAGTTGCATGTAAAGGCAAATTGCCTTTCTGTCAAGATACCGGTACTGCTATTATTCACGGTGAAAAAGGACAGCAAGTCTGGACTGGTTTCTCTGATGAGGAGGCTCTTTCTAAGGGTGTCTACAAAACATATACAGAAGAAAATCTGCGTTACTCTCAGAATGCTCCTCTCAATATGTATGAAGAGGTTAATACCCGTTGCAATCTGCCTGCACAGATTGATATAGAGGCTACAGAAGGTTCCGAATATAAATTCCTTTGTGTAGTAAAAGGTGGTGGTTCTGCAAATAAAACATATTTCTATCAGGAGACTAAGGCCCGTATTCAGAATCCTGGAACATTGGTTCCATTCCTTGTAGAGAAAATGAAAACATTAGGAACAGCTGCTTGTCCTCCTTACCACATCGCATTTGTTATTGGTGGTACATCTGCAGAGAAAAATCTTCTTACTGTTAAGTTGGCTTCTACTCATTATTATGATAATCTACCTACAACAGGTAATGATACCGGTCGTGCATTCCGTGACATAGAACTAGAGAAACAATTGCTTGAAGAGGCTTACAAAATAGGTCTTGGAGCACAGTTCGGCGGTAAATATTTTGCTCACGATATCCGTGTAATAAGATTACCTCGTCATGGAGCATCTTGTCCTATTGGACTCGGCGTAAGTTGTTCAGCAGATCGTAATGTTAAAGCGAAAATTAATAAGGATGGTATATGGATTGAAAAATTGGATGATAATCCTGGAGAACTAATCCCTGCAGAATATCGCAAATCAGGCGAAGGTAATGCGATCAAGATAGATCTTAATATGCCAATGGCTGATATCTGCAAAGAACTTTCCAAATATCCTGTAGCAACTCGCGTTAGTCTTAATGGTACAATAATTGTTGCCCGTGATATAGCTCATGCAAAACTGAAGGCACGTCTAGATGCTGGTCAGGATTTACCGGAATATTTTAAGAATCACCCTGTATTGTATGCAGGACCTGCAAAAACTCCAGAAGGAATGCCTTGTGGAAGTATGGGACCGACAACAGCAAATCGTATGGATCCTTATGTTGACGAATTTCAGGATCATGGAGGTAGTATGGTTATGATTGCTAAAGGTAACCGTACACAGGTAGTTACCGATGCTTGTAAAAAGCATGGTGGATTTTATCTGGGAAGTATAGGTGGACCTGCTGCTGTTCTCTCAATGAATTCTATTAAGAGTATTGAGTGTGTTGAATTCCCGGAAATAGGGATGGAAGCAATCTGGAAAATAGAAGTAGTTGATTTCCCTGCATTTATCCTTGTAGATGATAAGGGCAACGATTTCTTTAAGCAGTTGAAACCGTGGTCTCCAAGTTGCAAATAA
- a CDS encoding DUF4954 family protein, translated as MNDYRSLTEEEISILEDNGCTAEDWSIINVSEDFQPAYVNNVAMYGDVNLGVFDKHVEIDDGFCKHSGIRNATLRNVTIGDNSIIENIGNYISDYVIGDECYIVNVGTMSTNSGATFGEGNIISVLNEAGDGNIVFFDALSSQLAAFMVKHSHDKDLIKSLRSMIQKYISEKRQDRGFIGDRVKIVNTSEVSNVNVNDDCEIIGASRLSECTIMSIPEASVYIGNNVICDNTIISSGSSVLDGAKLDNCFVGEACHMGKGFSGTNSVFFANSYMDNGEACAAFCGPFSVSHHKSTLLIGGQYSFYNAGSNTNYSNHAYKMGPIHYGILERGSKTASGAHLLMPAKIGAFSMCLGKIQNHPDTTELPFSYIIGAGDTTYIVPGRNIVTVGTYRDIHKWQKRDMRPRSGRQSLINFDWLSPFTVSEAIKGKHLLERIKREQGENPAAYSYDGCIIKNNALLKGIKYYDMVIRLYMGEAVHNHNMELPYTSIGTGNWCDLAGLMVPESEEEQLVDDIREGVIQDIVQVGDRFSFLFSQYEQYKWTWTYRVITNYFNLETLTSDDEAKINKEYETAHHDWINFIQYDAEKEYKMGDVDEETLNKFIRSIEK; from the coding sequence ATGAATGATTACAGATCACTGACTGAAGAGGAAATTTCTATCCTTGAAGACAATGGGTGTACGGCCGAAGATTGGAGCATTATTAATGTATCAGAAGATTTTCAGCCTGCTTATGTCAATAATGTTGCTATGTATGGTGATGTCAATCTCGGTGTTTTTGATAAGCATGTAGAGATTGACGATGGATTTTGTAAACATTCAGGCATTCGTAATGCAACATTACGCAATGTTACCATTGGTGATAACTCTATAATAGAAAACATAGGTAATTATATTTCAGATTATGTAATAGGCGATGAATGTTATATAGTGAATGTAGGAACTATGTCTACAAATAGTGGAGCTACTTTTGGTGAAGGCAATATTATATCAGTACTAAATGAGGCTGGTGATGGTAATATTGTATTTTTTGATGCATTGTCAAGTCAGTTGGCTGCATTTATGGTAAAACATTCTCATGATAAAGACTTGATTAAATCTCTTCGCTCAATGATACAGAAATATATATCAGAAAAGAGACAAGATAGAGGTTTTATAGGTGATCGCGTCAAAATAGTTAATACGAGTGAGGTATCAAATGTCAATGTTAATGATGACTGCGAGATAATTGGTGCAAGTAGATTGAGTGAGTGTACAATAATGAGCATTCCTGAAGCAAGTGTTTATATAGGTAATAATGTTATCTGTGATAATACTATAATATCATCAGGCTCTTCTGTATTGGATGGAGCCAAACTTGATAATTGTTTTGTAGGTGAGGCATGCCATATGGGTAAGGGCTTTTCTGGTACCAATAGCGTATTCTTTGCTAATAGTTATATGGATAATGGTGAAGCCTGTGCAGCATTTTGCGGACCTTTTTCTGTTAGTCATCATAAGAGCACTTTGCTTATCGGTGGACAGTATTCTTTCTATAATGCAGGTTCTAATACCAATTATAGCAATCATGCCTATAAGATGGGACCTATACATTATGGAATATTAGAGAGAGGCAGTAAAACAGCTAGTGGCGCACATCTGCTTATGCCTGCTAAAATAGGAGCATTCTCAATGTGTTTGGGCAAAATACAGAATCATCCAGATACCACTGAACTTCCATTTTCATATATAATAGGTGCGGGGGATACTACATATATAGTACCTGGACGCAATATAGTTACAGTAGGGACATACCGAGATATACATAAATGGCAAAAACGTGATATGCGTCCAAGATCTGGCAGACAAAGTTTGATAAATTTTGACTGGCTAAGTCCTTTCACAGTATCAGAGGCCATAAAAGGCAAACATCTTCTGGAAAGAATAAAAAGAGAACAAGGTGAGAATCCTGCTGCATACAGTTATGATGGGTGTATAATCAAAAATAATGCGTTACTAAAGGGCATTAAATATTATGACATGGTTATACGTCTATATATGGGCGAAGCTGTACACAATCATAATATGGAACTTCCTTATACTTCTATCGGTACTGGTAACTGGTGTGATTTGGCCGGTCTGATGGTTCCTGAATCAGAAGAAGAACAGTTAGTAGATGACATACGTGAGGGTGTTATACAAGACATAGTACAGGTAGGGGATCGGTTTAGTTTTCTATTCAGTCAATATGAACAGTATAAGTGGACATGGACATATCGTGTTATAACTAATTATTTCAATCTTGAAACACTTACGTCAGATGATGAGGCTAAAATAAATAAAGAATATGAGACAGCTCATCATGATTGGATAAATTTCATACAGTATGATGCTGAGAAAGAATATAAGATGGGTGATGTAGATGAAGAGACACTGAACAAGTTTATTCGTAGTATAGAAAAATAA
- the hflX gene encoding GTPase HflX: MKEFVLSEAKTETAVLVGLITQEQNEAKTKEYLDELEFLADTAGAVTVKIFTQRVAGPNQVTYVGKGKLEEIKQYIKQEEDAEREVGMVIFDDELSAKQIRNIEGELGVKILDRTSLILDIFAMRAQTANAKTQVELAQYRYMLPRLQRLWTHLERQGGGSGSGSGGGKGSVGLRGPGETQLEMDRRIILQRMSLLKQRMADIDKQKITQRKNRGRMIRVALVGYTNVGKSTIMNLLAKSEVFAENKLFATLDTTVRKVVVENLPFLLADTVGFIRKLPTDLVDSFKSTLDEVREAEILLHVVDISHPDFEEQIQVVENTLKDLGCAEKPSMIIFNKIDAYNWVEKESDDLTPVTKDNITLDELKKTWMAKLNENCLFISAREKINIDEMKDVLYKKVRELHVQKYPYNDFLYPVEE, translated from the coding sequence ATGAAAGAATTTGTATTATCAGAGGCTAAGACCGAAACTGCCGTTCTTGTAGGACTTATTACTCAGGAACAGAATGAGGCGAAAACCAAAGAGTATCTTGATGAACTTGAATTTCTGGCAGATACTGCCGGTGCAGTTACTGTGAAGATATTCACCCAAAGAGTTGCTGGGCCTAACCAGGTAACTTATGTTGGTAAAGGTAAATTGGAGGAAATAAAACAATATATCAAGCAGGAGGAAGATGCCGAGCGTGAAGTTGGAATGGTTATCTTTGATGATGAACTTTCGGCTAAACAGATACGTAATATTGAAGGGGAATTGGGCGTGAAAATACTTGATCGAACTTCGTTAATACTTGATATCTTTGCTATGCGTGCACAGACTGCAAATGCAAAGACGCAGGTAGAATTGGCACAATACCGTTATATGCTACCGCGTCTGCAGAGATTATGGACACACCTTGAAAGGCAAGGTGGAGGTTCTGGCTCTGGTTCTGGTGGAGGAAAAGGCAGTGTAGGACTTCGTGGTCCTGGTGAAACTCAGTTGGAAATGGACCGCCGTATTATATTACAGCGTATGTCGTTGCTGAAACAGCGTATGGCAGATATAGACAAGCAGAAAATAACTCAACGCAAGAACCGTGGTCGAATGATTCGTGTTGCTCTTGTAGGATATACTAATGTCGGCAAATCTACTATAATGAATCTTCTTGCAAAGAGCGAGGTCTTTGCCGAAAATAAATTATTTGCAACACTTGATACTACTGTTAGAAAAGTAGTAGTAGAAAATCTTCCATTTCTTCTTGCAGATACAGTAGGATTTATAAGGAAGTTGCCGACAGATCTTGTTGATTCGTTTAAAAGCACACTTGACGAGGTACGTGAAGCTGAAATACTTTTACATGTAGTTGATATATCACATCCTGATTTCGAAGAGCAGATACAAGTCGTTGAGAATACGTTAAAAGATCTAGGCTGTGCAGAGAAACCGTCAATGATTATCTTTAATAAGATAGATGCCTATAACTGGGTAGAAAAAGAGTCCGATGACCTTACTCCAGTTACAAAAGACAATATTACTCTTGATGAACTGAAAAAAACGTGGATGGCAAAACTTAATGAGAATTGTTTGTTCATTTCAGCTCGTGAGAAGATAAATATAGATGAGATGAAGGACGTTCTTTATAAGAAGGTACGTGAATTGCATGTACAAAAATATCCTTATAATGATTTTCTTTATCCTGTTGAGGAATAA